Sequence from the Pedobacter sp. D749 genome:
TCCCAGCCGTTTTTTCCAGTCTGCCTTCAGCGATTTGTAGACCGGGTTGGCCTCTGCCAGTTTATAGGCAGTATAGAATATTTCGGCAGACTGTGCTTTTTCTGCCGATCCGGTGCCGCGTTCCAGTGGCTTATAATCTTTGTCCTTGTCGTATTTCTTTCCGCCTTTGTAATTGGCGTACCGCCTGGCGCGGGTGTAGCCCATCTGCAGGTATTTTCTTGCCATGTCTGCCCCCACGAAATCATTTGCCCGGAGGTAATTACTGAACATGCCAAATATCTTTTCACTGCTTTTTTTTGCAACCTCTGGTGTCCTGAACCTCCAGAACTGGCCGATCTCAGATTTATAGGGTTCGCAGATCAGAACGCCTTGTTCGCCCTTGCCAACCCTGTATTTTTCGGGCTTGTCTTTATAATCGATGTCCTGTTTCCACGGGTATTTTTCGCTATCAAAGTCAAGGTATGATGGTTTTCTCTCGGCTGGCATAACTAAGCAACATGTCGGCTTATTGTTATGTTTTTATTACTTGTGGGGTTTTGCTAAAACCTTATAGGGTTGGTTGCTGTTTGTTAATAAAAATCATTCACCATGGAAAACAATCAAGAGATCATTTCAGACCTAAAGGGTTTGGTATCCATCATCAACGATGGAAAAGAAGGATATAGTTCAGCAGCAGAATCCACCGATAATGTGGAGTTAAAAGCAGTGTTTTTGAAATATGTTGCAGAACGTGCCTTGTATGAAAACGACCTGAAGGCTCATCTGGAAAAACATGGCGGGGATTCGGATAACCAGGAGGGTGGAATACTGGGAGCAATTCATAGAACCTGGATCGATATCAAGGAAGCGCTGACCGATAAAAGCGAGACCGCTGTGTTAAGTGCAGTCGTGACTGGTGAAAAGGCAGCACTCGAAAAGTATGACTTAGTCATAAAGGACAATGAACTCCATTCTGACCATTTAAATTTATTGACCACCCAGCGCAACGGTATTGCCGAAGCCTTAAAGGAGATCGAGGTTCTGGAGCAGAAATATTCGGACAAGTAGTTTCGTTTTGCGGAGCTGAAATAGCTGTAACAGCCAGACGTTAAATTATTTTTGAGCGTTAATTTATAAGCGGGAAGGGCCTTTGGTTTTTCCCGCTTTCTTTTTTGCTGGCCTGGATGTTGTAGCGGCGGTTTGCTTAGGCTTTGCGGGTGCAGGAGCTGCACTTTTTGGCGATTTGCTTACAGGCTTTTTTGACGGTCTTTTCTTCTTCCGTGCATTTTTGATGCGGTATTCGAGTAGGTACAACCTGGTCTGCCATTTCCCGATGATGGTGTCGTCGCTTTTTGGAAGACCGGTTGGTTCTAAAAGACCGAGTACATGGGCCAGTTCCCGGGTGCTGTCTGCCTTGGCCTGGTTCTCTTTCAGCCAATCTTGTTGTTTGGTTTCGTAGGATTTCCGGTATTCGGCAATGGCCAGTTTGATAAGCTTCACCTCATCTTCTTTTGATTTCGCTTTGCGCAAAAGCACCATCTGCCTGTTCCATGCGTGGGAATTGGCAGGATCTGTGATTGCAGATTTCCGGTAAAGTTTTAATGCGGCGGCATCATCGCCTGCTCTTTCCAGTTCGAGCGCAGCAGCAAACTGCTCCTTTGACCGTATCTGTTTTCTTCTTGACATGACTGATTTTGGAACAATTAGCCCGGGCTATTGTTTGCTGAAGGGTTGTAGAGGTTATGACTACACGATGACCTTTGCGCTGTAGGAGTAATGGTAACTTTGGATTTAGCAATTCATGAAATGAAGAAAATCGGATTTTTATCGTTCGGCCATTGGTCGGACCATCCCTCATATCAGGCGCGTACCGCTGGTGATACTTTGCTGCAATCCATCGATCTTGCCGTTGCGGCCGAAGAGATTGGCCTTGACGGAGCGTATTTCAGGGTACACCATTTTGCAAGGCAATTGGCATCACCCTTCCCGCTGCTTTCGGCAATTGGCGCAAAAACTTCTAAGATCGAAATCGGAACGGGCGTGATCGATATGCGCTATGAAAACCCCTTATATATGGTTGAGGATGCTGGTGCGGCCGACCTCATCTCTGGTGGCAGGTTACAACTGGGCATCAGCAGGGGTTCTCCCGAGCAGGTAATCGATGGCTGGCGGTATTTCGGTTTCGCACCAAAAGATGGGGAGAACGATACTGATATGGGAAGGCAAAAGGCTTTGGAGTTTCTGGAAAGATTGAAAGGCGAAGGTTTTGCAAGGCCTAATCCAAATCCAATGTTTCCCAATCCTCCTGGACTGTTAAGGCTGGAACCATATTCCGAGGGACTGCGTGACCGTATCTGGTGGGGAGCTGCTTCCAATGCGACTGCCGTTTGGGCGGCAGAGAACGGAATGTACCTGCAGAGTTCTACTTTAAAGTTTGATGAAAATGGAAAGCCCTTCAGTATCCAGCAGGCCGAGCAGATCAGGCTGTACAAGGAAGCCTGGAAAAAAGCGGGACACGATCGCGAGCCAAGGGTTTCTGTCAGCCGTTCAATATTTGCGCTGATGAACGATCAGGACAGGTATTATTTCGGGCAACAGGGAAAAGGGACGGATAGTTTTGGCTATATCGAGCCAACCCAAAGGGCGGTTTTCGGTCGGGGATATGCTGCAGAACCCGATCAGCTCATAAAGGAACTGGCTGCCGACGAGGCGATACAGGAAGCGGATACGGTACTACTAACCATTCCAAACACCTTAGGCGTAGATTACAATATCCATGTGTTATCTGCTATTCTGGAGCACGTTGCGCCCGGACTTGGCTGGAGATAGATTAATTTGATTTTTTTTAAATCTCACAAAACAAATTGCTCGCAATAGCGTTTATATTTAGAGAGCGTTAATTTAGATGAGCGGGAAGAGCCTTTGGTTTTTCCCGCTTTCTTGTTTTATCGTGTATTTACAGCGTAAGAAAAGGACGTTAAGAGCGAGAGCAGGATAGTTAAAGCTTTGGCGTTTGTGGGCTATAATTGGGCACCGGTTGTTGAAACGCTTCGCTAATCATCCCTTTTACTTCATACCTGCTGTTGAATATCAGTTTATCTGATATTTTCACTTTCATAGCGAGCTTCAAAGCGCTTACTGCCCATTCTGCAAGCTTTTTGCTGTCTAACTGGGTGAGTAACTTTTCTGCTAAAACTTCAAGCGTTAATTCCTCCACTGTCATTTATCCAAGATAGAGATTTTGGTGGAGAATATGTTGGAGGCCCAGGTTTATATCTGGCCTGGGAATTATACAATAATGCCAAAGGCAGTGGTGGATAGCGATTTGGCCAAGATTCTGGTAAACCTTTGTTTATTGCTGCAACTGATAAAGCTGTTAGGGGATTATCCGTCTAATATGTGCAGCTTTTAAGCTAAAACCAAACCGCCCACAAAAGTGTCGGTTTGGTTTTTTCGATCCCTGAGCTCAGCGGCATAAAGAATTGAAATGGAATCTCTTTTCCTTCAAAAAATACGGGATGTAAGACCGCACCTTTGGCTGATTACAAACTGTATTTAAGCTCATTTGAAATCGAAAACTATTTCCCATTGGTGATCACCCACCTTCAAGGCCATATCTCTATTCTCTGGGAACAGTTTTTTTGTTGGGTCAAAAGGATTATTGAAGTTAAAATCTTTTGTTTTTTCAAGATCCGCAGGGTCGAGTTTGATTGGAGTCTTAGAGAATTTAAATAATTTGACGATTTTGCGCAGTATCTTAGCCTTGAGCGGTGAACCGGTAACTACCAGTGAATCCGCAATCGGAACCATCGTCATTTCCAATGTGGCCGATTCGGAATCGGACCGTAGTACAGGCAGCAGCTTGATACCAATGTTCGAAAACAGTATATTAATTTTAGGTCTGCGCCCCAGAAACCTCCTTAAATGAACTGAACCTTCTGCACCGATATCCATCGAATTATCACTGTTCAATTTTACATAGTTTAGCTTTACAATGCGATAATGATTTCTGGTTACGTCAAAGTCTTTTTCTTTTTTATCTAAACTAATACGTATTCCACTAGTGCTGTCAAGTGATTTGTTGATGAGGCTTTTTACGAAATCTTCTTTGAAAATGAAAGCTGCAGCATTGACCGGTATACTTTGGTCAACAGCATTATCTATAGCATTCTGGTAAGTTACCCCCACGCTATTTGCATTGATGAAAAGCTTGGTGTTTAAGTGTGCTGTTGTGATATTTAAAGAGGTTAAATCCGATTTTGCAACTTTGGCTTTTGATTTGATTAGATCTGAAAGTTTAAAGGTCTGCGAGAATTTAGAAACAATGGCATCTTGTAGGTAATAGCACAATGTTTCATCCAGTTTAGGTAACAGGTTGTCAACGTCCAGATAGACTAATTTTAATTTTAAGGTTATCGACCCATCACCGTTATCAGCGATGAGTATCTGTGATCTTAATTTTTTAACATTGATAGTAGCAGAGACCCTCATTCCCAATGATGGCTGATTGTGCCTGATTTTGGCATCATTTAGTTCAATAATCAGTGTGTTTGTTTCTGGGTCAAATTTGAGTGTGCCGGATTTAACGGAAGCAATCTGAAAAGGCTTTTCATATGTAGCATTTTTGGTAATCGGTATATCGTCTTGCAAAAGACGAGCTACGATTTTAGGCAATAGGGTAGCATTAACATTGAGGCTTGCAATAGCAGCCCGTTTTGTGTGTTCCGGCATTTTTACCTTGGCTGGAAATCCGTTGGTTGTGAGTAGCAAATACCTCAAGAATATCATTTTGAATATTTGTGCTCTTTACATATAGTCTTTCCAGTTCGGCTATACCATTACTGTTAAGGCTAATGTAGTCAGACATGGCTTTATCTACATTGGGTGGTAAAGTAACCCCCATAGTGGAGAGTGATGCATTTTTTATTTTAATCAGGTTTTCATCTATTGGCTCGGCAATATCCTGGTATAAATTTACCGCTTCAAGCGATATGTCAGAAATCAAGCCATTATTGTCACTGTAAATTTGTATTAACTGGCCGTTAACCTTAGCTGCTTCTCCGAAAAGTTTTGTCGTTAGAACTTTTGCTTCTTCGGGAATAATTTTACCGGTTTCATCCAGTACCTTCTGGACACCTTTAGTGAGCCCTTCGAATGGTTTATTGCCTATTGTAATTTTTGGCTTACTAATAGTCAAGCTTGGTGTTCTCAGTGGTCCAATAGTAATTCTCGGCCATTGGGCTGTTGCATGGACATAAGCGAGCAACAGTAAGAGAGTAATTGTATATTTCATAATTATAGAGTTTGATGAGGGTCAATAACCACCGAATAAGTTCTGGTATTTTTATTTAAATTTCTGTTTATCAGATGTTTGTCAAGAATATTACTAAATGTTAAAATATAAAATACCCGCTATTAGGTATTTTGCTGATTGCTACTTACAATATTGTTTTCAAAAAAGAATTATAGTGACTTCACAGTGCTTTTTTTCGAAATGACCCTTTATTATAGAATTAAATTTTGTTAGAGCGTTCTGTGGAAGCCCGGTTTACCGAAATCTGATTTTTATTTGGCTTTAGTAGAGGCTTTGGGGAGTTTTAGGCCAAGCCAGCTATCTGCCGAAACTGTTGCACCTTTTAAAAATAGGTAGTAAACCTGTAAATAACTTACTCTCAAAATGATGAAATGTTTATATTACGGACATCTATTAATTAATTTCTCATATATGCCTTCAATTGCAAGATTCCACGAAAAAATTATTGACAACCTTATCCAGCGGCGCAAGACTAACCCCAACCTCCATTTTGCACCAAGACAGCGGAACACTAATGGGCGGCTAGCAGCTGGTTATTGGTTTTTAGGGAATGAGTATTATGCATTTGTGAGTCTTTGGAATGGCCGGGACTGGAAGGAGAAGGTTAATTGTATAGGCTTCGTAGTACTGCATAATAAGGTGAACTATATTGAGCTTTCTGCTCAGGGTTGTCCTGAGGTAGTGCCCTTTTTGGAGAAATTGGCTAAACTTGAACCTGGACTAGTCCGGTCGGACAAGAAGAATAAGTGGTTTAAGTATTTTGACAACCATGATTACATGAATAACTTTGATTATTTTGTTGAGGTGTTCAAGCCTAAAGTGGACGCACTGATTGCATCAGAACAGCCGCCTAAAATCTCTGTGATCACGGCGCTTGAATTTTCCTACTTTGGGCAAAAGGCAATTAATGCCCGTTTAAGGCAGGTGGCCTTTGGTCGAGTGAACAAGATTACCCGGCTTTCCTGGAATACCAATTCCTGGCGCTCACCTTCAGGAATTGTAGGTAAATCAAGGAATCAGGATACCCATGAAGGTAAATACGGCTTCGGGTTTGAGGAGTGGCTGTTTGATTTTTCGATGGGGCTTGATGGTTTTAAGTACGGCTTTATCAAGGGTTTTGAGTCTAAAAATGATATCCATGCAGGAAAGATTTACAACGTACATCTATATAGCCAGAACAATCTTGGGAGCTACTTTTTTTTGGGGCATATTAAAGGGGTAGAAGGTATTTCAATGGTTGATTCTGCTGGTATCTATGATAAGTATAAATCCAATGGCTGGTTGGGGGAGATGGAGAAAACACTATTGCAGGTAGAGGCGGATTTAGGAGCGTTCAGAACAGTTGACCCGAAAGTATTTGTAAATATACGCTTTAAGGTAGCGGATGTAGTGCTTCTGGAAGATATGGAGGAACTGGCATGGGATGATGACAATGTGACGACGGACCGGTTTAAGTTGCTTCCATTTAAAGGAAGGGTAGTGGCAAAAGTAGAGCCTTTGGTTGCGCACGAGGATTTAGGTAATTTTAAGAATACCGAGCTCAGGAAAAGGGTCTTTAATGGAGAGCAGGTCT
This genomic interval carries:
- a CDS encoding DUF4385 family protein; this translates as MPAERKPSYLDFDSEKYPWKQDIDYKDKPEKYRVGKGEQGVLICEPYKSEIGQFWRFRTPEVAKKSSEKIFGMFSNYLRANDFVGADMARKYLQMGYTRARRYANYKGGKKYDKDKDYKPLERGTGSAEKAQSAEIFYTAYKLAEANPVYKSLKADWKKRLG
- a CDS encoding PA2169 family four-helix-bundle protein, with the translated sequence MENNQEIISDLKGLVSIINDGKEGYSSAAESTDNVELKAVFLKYVAERALYENDLKAHLEKHGGDSDNQEGGILGAIHRTWIDIKEALTDKSETAVLSAVVTGEKAALEKYDLVIKDNELHSDHLNLLTTQRNGIAEALKEIEVLEQKYSDK
- a CDS encoding LLM class flavin-dependent oxidoreductase — encoded protein: MKKIGFLSFGHWSDHPSYQARTAGDTLLQSIDLAVAAEEIGLDGAYFRVHHFARQLASPFPLLSAIGAKTSKIEIGTGVIDMRYENPLYMVEDAGAADLISGGRLQLGISRGSPEQVIDGWRYFGFAPKDGENDTDMGRQKALEFLERLKGEGFARPNPNPMFPNPPGLLRLEPYSEGLRDRIWWGAASNATAVWAAENGMYLQSSTLKFDENGKPFSIQQAEQIRLYKEAWKKAGHDREPRVSVSRSIFALMNDQDRYYFGQQGKGTDSFGYIEPTQRAVFGRGYAAEPDQLIKELAADEAIQEADTVLLTIPNTLGVDYNIHVLSAILEHVAPGLGWR